In one window of Thalassophryne amazonica chromosome 9, fThaAma1.1, whole genome shotgun sequence DNA:
- the LOC117517254 gene encoding telomerase-binding protein EST1A-like isoform X2: protein MANELDRVRISAAELRADVSNSVNSELQEEDQQEHQGHQQHRRREGKRPDLQRYQPAAGHGRRHRDSEEGETSGSGLCDDNIALLSEHNPPQSSEKMAISDTVSDMKECMSGGMGTNQSDDARLRGDGSNAQHSRNNSSAQAKTKELHEKDFVENEREPQELVGSAKQTKKTRKPDREFYQPGSRRNTQGKDCGTSKQQDKPPPRKHLQKSEPVSQSRTGENEGNTMLLKNGGKNNLRKFHNGKLSKMSDASQKQGSTHEEKPPLPSQTSLEKLTSKMDKLSVKGKAKVSSVSQDDDEVVCRKWETNTNKSSQGGGTKDDEDKVVKKGERGNRRIRGGEKEKERNLDSRRGEAEVGSGAKNDQKTTEKGRGTRPPDIGRENKPGKTKEMKQVTGRENRRGKGDSNNNRSQENEKGNKMDRNVDGLVERRNKSNVKITTPTSKRYSKSDIRRSRNRTYSSSSASSAASLDGPGPGVDGQSIKWPRSNPRHNDKEKTVESRGGRRGDSHNWSTNGESSTESLDGSEMSDIAEDKRRRRRDCEQQLSTDRLRGERKRPKGCSSASRGILKVSSERQSGTSSCDDAQRCKQGLSPRGRGGGILVLPAHTDICDSPELGQRLLFGRSRGGTPSRGRGGRGGGVRRLWDPNNPDQKPALTNAPSSQHSYLQQPTYLHTGTGYGQLHFLDTDDEVAGSPPLPLGEYFQSQQQQAAAMTYYKFQNSDNPYSYPVPTSNTQNPNSISNQRYPYPYHMGPYQMSHPNGMYSGTNVGQFSDGYRGTGYSHPGATGVLTFEEVEQHARGELGRLLRAADTQEHQLSNLLSRDHLSADGLDRMAQLRAELLVLYEQAILTDIEFSDTQSVDQALWKNVFYQVIERFRQLLKDSASDNMASMRNMLLTLLDEGAVFFDALLQKLQTVYHFKLEDYMDGMAIRTRPLSKTVKYALISAQRCMICQGDIARYREQASDSNNYGKARR, encoded by the exons ATGGCGAACGAATTGGACAGAGTGCGAATATCAGCTGCGGAACTCCGAGCTGATGTGTCGAACTCAGTCAACAGTGAGCTCCAGGAAG AGGACCAACAGGAGCATCAGGGACATCAGCAGCATAGGAGACGTGAAGGAAAGCGCCCTGATTTACAGCGCTATCAGCCAGCAGCTGGACATGGACGGCGTCACCGTGACAGTGAGGAGGGAGAAACCAGTGGTTCAGGACTGTGTGATGACAATATTGCCCTGCTCTCTGAGCATAATCCTCCACAATCCAGTGAAAAAATGGCTATCTCTGATACAGTTTCAGACATGAAAGAGTGCATGTCTGGGGGGATGGGTACCAATCAAAGTGATGACGCTAGACTGAGAGGTGATGGTAGTAACGCTCAACATTCTAGGAACAACAGCAGTGCTCAGGCTAAAACTAAAGAGCTTCATGAAAAGGACTTTGTTGAAAATGAGAGAGAACCTCAGGAACTTGTTGGGAGTGCTAAGCAGACAAAGAAAACCCGGAAACCTGACAGAGAATTTTATCAGCCTGGAAGCAGAAGAAACACTCAGGGAAAGGACTGTGGAACAAGCAAACAACAGGATAAACCACCACCAAGGAAGCACCTGCAGAAAAGTGAGCCTGTATCCCAGAGTAGAACAGGAGAAAATGAAGGAAATACTATGTTACTGAAAAATGGAGGGAAAAATAACTTAAGGAAATTTCATAATGGAAAACTCAGTAAAATGAGTGATGCAAGCCAAAAGCAAGGTAGCACACATGAGGAAAAGCCTCCTTTACCCTCTCAAACATCTTTGGAAAAACTCACAAGCAAAATGGATAAACTCAGTGTGAAAGGGAAGGCTAAAGTGAGCAGTGTTAGCCAAGATGATGACGAGGTTGTCTGCAGGAAGTGGGAAACAAATACGAATAAAAGTAGCCAAGGTGGAGGAACAAAAGATGATGAAGACAAAGTAGTGAAGAAAGGAGAAAGGGGAAACCGCAGGAtaagaggaggggaaaaggaaaaagAGCGGAATCTAGATTCAAGACGGGGGGAAGCTGAAGTGGGCAGTGGAGCAAAGAATGATCAGAAGACCACTGAGAAGGGAAGAGGCACAAGACCACCAGACATAGGCCGAGAAAATAAACCAGGGAAGACAAAAGAAATGAAACAAGTCACAGGAAGAGAGAATCGTAGAGGAAAAGGGGACAGTAATAACAACCGATCCCAAGAGAATGAGAAAGGCAATAAAATGGATAGAAATGTAGATGGGCTTGTAGAAAGAAGGAACAAATCCAATGTTAAAATCACAACACCAACATCAAAGCGCTATTCCAAATCAGATATTCGGCGTTCAAGGAACCGAACATACAGCAGTAGTTCAGCCAGCAGTGCTGCAAGCCTGGATGGTCCTGGCCCAGGGGTGGATGGGCAGAGCATCAAGTGGCCGCGCTCAAATCCCAGACACAATGACAAAGAGAAGACAGTTGAAAgtagaggaggaagaagaggtgATTCACACAACTGGTCAACCAATGGAGAATCATCTACTGAATCACTTGATGGGAGTGAGATGAGTGACATAGCAGAAGATAaaaggaggagaaggagagacTGTGAGCAGCAGCTGAGCACAGACCGACTTAGAGGAGAAAGGAAAAGACCAAAGGGATGCAGCAGTGCAAGTCGGGGAATACTGAAAGTGTCTTCAGAAAGACAGTCAGGTACTTCATCGTGTGATGATGCACAGCGCTGCAAGCAGGGCTTGAGTCCTCGTGGCAGAGGTGGGGGTATCCTGGTACTTCCGGCTCACACAGATATTTGTGATTCACCTGAGCTCGGGCAAAGGCTTCTTTTTGGTCGATCAAGGGGAGGAACACCTTCCAGAGGCAGAGGCGGCCGGGGAGGGGGTGTCAGACGACTCTGGGATCCAAATAACCCCGATCAGAAACCTGCTCTTACAAACGCGCCGTCCTCACAGCATTCATATCTACAACAGCCTACATATCTGCACACAGGGACTGGATATGGACAGCTTCATTTTCTGGACACTGATGACGAGGTTGCAGGAAGCCCTCCTCTACCCCTGGGTGAATATTTCCAATCCCAACAGCAGCAGGCTGCTGCCATGACCTACTACAAGTTTCAAAACTCTGATAATCCATACTCTTACCCTGTGCCCACCAGCAATACACAGAATCCCAACAGCATTAGTAACCAGCGCTATCCATACCCATACCATATGGGACCCTATCAAATGAGTCATCCTAATGGAATGTATTCTGGTACCAATGTGGGACAGTTCTCTGATGGTTACAGGGGGACAGGTTACTCCCATCCCGGAGCAACAGGTGTTTTGACTTTTGAAGAAGTGGAACAGCACGCGAGAGGAGAGCTTGGGAGGCTCCTGAGGGCCGCAGATACACAGGAACACCAGCTCAGCAACCTGCTCTCCAGGGACCACCTGAGTGCTGACGGACTGGATCGCATGGCCCAACTCAG AGCTGaacttttggtgctatatgagcaAGCCATCCTGACAGACATAGAGTTCTCAGACACTCAGAGCGTGGACCAGGCCTTGTGGAAGAATGTCTTTTACCAAGTCATCGAACGATTCCGCCAGCTCCTCAAAGATTCTGCCAGCGATAACATGGCTTCTATGAGGAACATGTTACTCACACTGCTTGATGAG GGAGCTGTGTTCTTTGATGCACTTCTTCAGAAGCTGCAGACAGTATACCATTTTAAACTAGAGGATTACATGGATGGCATGGCTATTAGGACTCGACCATTAAGCAAAACg GTAAAGTATGCACTGATCAGTGCTCAGCGCTGTATGATTTGTCAGGGAGATATAGCACGCTACAGGGAACAGGCCAGTGACTCCAACAACTATGGCAAAGCACGCAGGTAA
- the LOC117517254 gene encoding telomerase-binding protein EST1A-like isoform X1, with protein MANELDRVRISAAELRADVSNSVNSELQEAEDQQEHQGHQQHRRREGKRPDLQRYQPAAGHGRRHRDSEEGETSGSGLCDDNIALLSEHNPPQSSEKMAISDTVSDMKECMSGGMGTNQSDDARLRGDGSNAQHSRNNSSAQAKTKELHEKDFVENEREPQELVGSAKQTKKTRKPDREFYQPGSRRNTQGKDCGTSKQQDKPPPRKHLQKSEPVSQSRTGENEGNTMLLKNGGKNNLRKFHNGKLSKMSDASQKQGSTHEEKPPLPSQTSLEKLTSKMDKLSVKGKAKVSSVSQDDDEVVCRKWETNTNKSSQGGGTKDDEDKVVKKGERGNRRIRGGEKEKERNLDSRRGEAEVGSGAKNDQKTTEKGRGTRPPDIGRENKPGKTKEMKQVTGRENRRGKGDSNNNRSQENEKGNKMDRNVDGLVERRNKSNVKITTPTSKRYSKSDIRRSRNRTYSSSSASSAASLDGPGPGVDGQSIKWPRSNPRHNDKEKTVESRGGRRGDSHNWSTNGESSTESLDGSEMSDIAEDKRRRRRDCEQQLSTDRLRGERKRPKGCSSASRGILKVSSERQSGTSSCDDAQRCKQGLSPRGRGGGILVLPAHTDICDSPELGQRLLFGRSRGGTPSRGRGGRGGGVRRLWDPNNPDQKPALTNAPSSQHSYLQQPTYLHTGTGYGQLHFLDTDDEVAGSPPLPLGEYFQSQQQQAAAMTYYKFQNSDNPYSYPVPTSNTQNPNSISNQRYPYPYHMGPYQMSHPNGMYSGTNVGQFSDGYRGTGYSHPGATGVLTFEEVEQHARGELGRLLRAADTQEHQLSNLLSRDHLSADGLDRMAQLRAELLVLYEQAILTDIEFSDTQSVDQALWKNVFYQVIERFRQLLKDSASDNMASMRNMLLTLLDEGAVFFDALLQKLQTVYHFKLEDYMDGMAIRTRPLSKTVKYALISAQRCMICQGDIARYREQASDSNNYGKARR; from the exons ATGGCGAACGAATTGGACAGAGTGCGAATATCAGCTGCGGAACTCCGAGCTGATGTGTCGAACTCAGTCAACAGTGAGCTCCAGGAAG CAGAGGACCAACAGGAGCATCAGGGACATCAGCAGCATAGGAGACGTGAAGGAAAGCGCCCTGATTTACAGCGCTATCAGCCAGCAGCTGGACATGGACGGCGTCACCGTGACAGTGAGGAGGGAGAAACCAGTGGTTCAGGACTGTGTGATGACAATATTGCCCTGCTCTCTGAGCATAATCCTCCACAATCCAGTGAAAAAATGGCTATCTCTGATACAGTTTCAGACATGAAAGAGTGCATGTCTGGGGGGATGGGTACCAATCAAAGTGATGACGCTAGACTGAGAGGTGATGGTAGTAACGCTCAACATTCTAGGAACAACAGCAGTGCTCAGGCTAAAACTAAAGAGCTTCATGAAAAGGACTTTGTTGAAAATGAGAGAGAACCTCAGGAACTTGTTGGGAGTGCTAAGCAGACAAAGAAAACCCGGAAACCTGACAGAGAATTTTATCAGCCTGGAAGCAGAAGAAACACTCAGGGAAAGGACTGTGGAACAAGCAAACAACAGGATAAACCACCACCAAGGAAGCACCTGCAGAAAAGTGAGCCTGTATCCCAGAGTAGAACAGGAGAAAATGAAGGAAATACTATGTTACTGAAAAATGGAGGGAAAAATAACTTAAGGAAATTTCATAATGGAAAACTCAGTAAAATGAGTGATGCAAGCCAAAAGCAAGGTAGCACACATGAGGAAAAGCCTCCTTTACCCTCTCAAACATCTTTGGAAAAACTCACAAGCAAAATGGATAAACTCAGTGTGAAAGGGAAGGCTAAAGTGAGCAGTGTTAGCCAAGATGATGACGAGGTTGTCTGCAGGAAGTGGGAAACAAATACGAATAAAAGTAGCCAAGGTGGAGGAACAAAAGATGATGAAGACAAAGTAGTGAAGAAAGGAGAAAGGGGAAACCGCAGGAtaagaggaggggaaaaggaaaaagAGCGGAATCTAGATTCAAGACGGGGGGAAGCTGAAGTGGGCAGTGGAGCAAAGAATGATCAGAAGACCACTGAGAAGGGAAGAGGCACAAGACCACCAGACATAGGCCGAGAAAATAAACCAGGGAAGACAAAAGAAATGAAACAAGTCACAGGAAGAGAGAATCGTAGAGGAAAAGGGGACAGTAATAACAACCGATCCCAAGAGAATGAGAAAGGCAATAAAATGGATAGAAATGTAGATGGGCTTGTAGAAAGAAGGAACAAATCCAATGTTAAAATCACAACACCAACATCAAAGCGCTATTCCAAATCAGATATTCGGCGTTCAAGGAACCGAACATACAGCAGTAGTTCAGCCAGCAGTGCTGCAAGCCTGGATGGTCCTGGCCCAGGGGTGGATGGGCAGAGCATCAAGTGGCCGCGCTCAAATCCCAGACACAATGACAAAGAGAAGACAGTTGAAAgtagaggaggaagaagaggtgATTCACACAACTGGTCAACCAATGGAGAATCATCTACTGAATCACTTGATGGGAGTGAGATGAGTGACATAGCAGAAGATAaaaggaggagaaggagagacTGTGAGCAGCAGCTGAGCACAGACCGACTTAGAGGAGAAAGGAAAAGACCAAAGGGATGCAGCAGTGCAAGTCGGGGAATACTGAAAGTGTCTTCAGAAAGACAGTCAGGTACTTCATCGTGTGATGATGCACAGCGCTGCAAGCAGGGCTTGAGTCCTCGTGGCAGAGGTGGGGGTATCCTGGTACTTCCGGCTCACACAGATATTTGTGATTCACCTGAGCTCGGGCAAAGGCTTCTTTTTGGTCGATCAAGGGGAGGAACACCTTCCAGAGGCAGAGGCGGCCGGGGAGGGGGTGTCAGACGACTCTGGGATCCAAATAACCCCGATCAGAAACCTGCTCTTACAAACGCGCCGTCCTCACAGCATTCATATCTACAACAGCCTACATATCTGCACACAGGGACTGGATATGGACAGCTTCATTTTCTGGACACTGATGACGAGGTTGCAGGAAGCCCTCCTCTACCCCTGGGTGAATATTTCCAATCCCAACAGCAGCAGGCTGCTGCCATGACCTACTACAAGTTTCAAAACTCTGATAATCCATACTCTTACCCTGTGCCCACCAGCAATACACAGAATCCCAACAGCATTAGTAACCAGCGCTATCCATACCCATACCATATGGGACCCTATCAAATGAGTCATCCTAATGGAATGTATTCTGGTACCAATGTGGGACAGTTCTCTGATGGTTACAGGGGGACAGGTTACTCCCATCCCGGAGCAACAGGTGTTTTGACTTTTGAAGAAGTGGAACAGCACGCGAGAGGAGAGCTTGGGAGGCTCCTGAGGGCCGCAGATACACAGGAACACCAGCTCAGCAACCTGCTCTCCAGGGACCACCTGAGTGCTGACGGACTGGATCGCATGGCCCAACTCAG AGCTGaacttttggtgctatatgagcaAGCCATCCTGACAGACATAGAGTTCTCAGACACTCAGAGCGTGGACCAGGCCTTGTGGAAGAATGTCTTTTACCAAGTCATCGAACGATTCCGCCAGCTCCTCAAAGATTCTGCCAGCGATAACATGGCTTCTATGAGGAACATGTTACTCACACTGCTTGATGAG GGAGCTGTGTTCTTTGATGCACTTCTTCAGAAGCTGCAGACAGTATACCATTTTAAACTAGAGGATTACATGGATGGCATGGCTATTAGGACTCGACCATTAAGCAAAACg GTAAAGTATGCACTGATCAGTGCTCAGCGCTGTATGATTTGTCAGGGAGATATAGCACGCTACAGGGAACAGGCCAGTGACTCCAACAACTATGGCAAAGCACGCAGGTAA